The following are encoded together in the Cyanobacterium aponinum PCC 10605 genome:
- a CDS encoding V4R domain-containing protein, producing MISVADLVREKPLKGNYFAPSAYVQGDFELGLLETRLGSRLIALPEVFLQGVYEGLNEELGQASGLVLYNCGKWWGKSFYRRFLQEVSEYYETPLAQMEMVEFLSCLKQCWKTHGWGVIEFNFDYYSQGFIVVNTVNSPFAQAAPQGEGFACQPEAGILTSFFSQLTGEDLLALQTSCESMGASANYFIIGLNERMKSAKAWLEEGHDHEMVINLLCSGSSEA from the coding sequence ATGATTTCTGTAGCGGATTTAGTCAGAGAAAAACCTTTAAAAGGTAATTATTTCGCTCCTTCAGCCTATGTGCAGGGAGATTTTGAGTTAGGGTTGCTTGAAACTCGTTTAGGCTCTCGTTTAATTGCTTTGCCAGAAGTTTTTTTACAGGGGGTTTATGAGGGTTTAAATGAAGAATTAGGACAAGCGTCAGGTTTAGTGCTTTACAATTGCGGGAAATGGTGGGGTAAAAGTTTTTATCGTCGTTTTTTGCAAGAGGTGAGTGAATATTATGAAACTCCTTTGGCACAAATGGAAATGGTGGAGTTTTTGAGTTGTTTAAAACAATGTTGGAAAACTCACGGTTGGGGAGTGATTGAGTTTAATTTTGACTATTATTCTCAAGGTTTTATCGTGGTTAATACGGTTAATTCTCCTTTTGCCCAAGCCGCCCCCCAAGGTGAAGGTTTCGCTTGTCAACCTGAAGCAGGTATTTTAACCTCTTTCTTTAGCCAATTAACAGGAGAGGATTTATTGGCTCTGCAAACTTCCTGTGAGTCTATGGGTGCAAGTGCTAACTATTTCATTATTGGTTTAAATGAAAGAATGAAGTCTGCAAAAGCGTGGTTAGAGGAAGG